A part of Acidobacteriota bacterium genomic DNA contains:
- a CDS encoding serine hydrolase domain-containing protein, with the protein MKRFSSKIGSLLISLSLLPSLAMGQAAQTPSPDSPALRRALELARVISAGNRVEAKKYVTENFAPSYLQGRMDRILDFISQRYDWSRGLDFHSIKEQKSNEVRVYFKNRLPGWTVIIARVEPEAPNRISAFGFGKPIGPENTRLTKKLSNEEIAKELDAYLQKLAANDLFSGTVLVAKDGKPFFRKVYGVANKDFNVPNRIDTKFNLGSMNKMFTSVAIAQLVERGKLSFDDPLAKFLPDYPDKESAQKIKIKQLLSHTAGLGSYFNQKFFESSRENYRTVDDMMKLAEGEKLQFEPGSRWAYSNTGMLVLGKVIEKVTGQSYFDYIRENIYKPAGMTNSDCYELDKVNTNLAVGYEKAYADDGIHFSNNIFQHVMRGGPAGGGYSTVDDLFKFDVALRSGKLVGQEMVKTLLSAKPELNSPEYGYGFQIDKELSIAGHGGGFPGISSNLDMFLNNGYTAAVMSNYGLAATPVTEKIRELVMAGQVTQNAKR; encoded by the coding sequence ATGAAACGATTTTCATCAAAAATCGGGTCGTTACTGATTTCACTATCCCTTTTGCCGTCGCTGGCGATGGGGCAAGCGGCGCAGACCCCGTCCCCCGACAGCCCCGCCCTGCGCCGGGCACTCGAACTGGCGCGCGTCATCAGCGCCGGCAATCGCGTCGAGGCAAAGAAATATGTTACGGAAAATTTCGCGCCGTCTTATTTACAAGGGCGTATGGATCGAATCCTGGACTTCATTTCGCAGCGTTATGACTGGTCGCGCGGATTGGATTTCCACAGTATCAAGGAACAGAAGTCGAATGAGGTGAGGGTCTATTTTAAAAACCGATTACCCGGCTGGACGGTCATCATCGCACGTGTCGAGCCTGAAGCCCCGAACCGCATCTCCGCATTTGGCTTCGGTAAGCCGATCGGCCCGGAAAACACTCGGCTGACTAAAAAACTGTCGAATGAAGAGATCGCCAAAGAACTCGACGCCTACCTGCAAAAACTCGCCGCCAATGATCTCTTCTCTGGAACCGTGTTGGTCGCCAAAGACGGCAAGCCGTTTTTCCGCAAGGTCTATGGCGTCGCCAATAAAGATTTCAACGTCCCCAACCGCATTGACACCAAATTCAACCTCGGCTCGATGAACAAAATGTTCACCTCGGTCGCCATCGCCCAATTGGTCGAACGCGGCAAACTCTCTTTCGATGACCCGCTCGCTAAATTCCTCCCCGACTACCCCGATAAAGAGTCGGCGCAGAAGATCAAGATCAAACAGCTGCTCTCGCACACGGCGGGATTGGGCAGCTATTTCAACCAAAAATTCTTTGAATCGTCGCGGGAAAATTACCGAACCGTTGACGACATGATGAAGCTCGCCGAGGGTGAGAAGTTACAGTTTGAACCCGGCAGCCGGTGGGCATACAGCAACACCGGGATGCTCGTGCTCGGCAAGGTCATCGAAAAAGTCACCGGGCAGAGCTATTTCGATTACATCCGCGAAAACATTTACAAACCTGCCGGAATGACCAACTCGGACTGTTACGAACTCGACAAAGTGAACACGAACCTCGCGGTCGGCTATGAAAAAGCGTACGCCGACGACGGCATCCACTTTTCCAATAACATCTTCCAACATGTGATGCGCGGCGGCCCCGCCGGCGGCGGCTACTCCACAGTTGATGATTTATTTAAATTCGACGTGGCATTGCGTTCGGGCAAACTGGTCGGGCAGGAGATGGTAAAGACGCTGCTCTCGGCAAAACCGGAACTCAACTCCCCCGAGTACGGCTATGGGTTTCAGATCGATAAAGAGCTTTCCATCGCCGGGCACGGCGGCGGGTTCCCGGGCATCAGCTCGAATCTGGATATGTTTTTGAACAACGGTTACACGGCAGCGGTGATGTCGAACTATGGTTTGGCTGCCACTCCGGTGACGGAAAAGATTCGCGAACTGGTGATGGCAGGACAGGTGACGCAAAACGCCAAGCGTTAA
- a CDS encoding SDR family oxidoreductase, protein MFQTDLLKDKVIIITGGGTGLGRAMGERFLELSAKVVIASRRLELLENAAKAMQEAKGGEVLPLACDVRDYPQIEQMIERAWQHFGKVDVLINNAAGNFASPTERLSHRAVDAVLGIVLHGSFYCSLAMGKKWIAEKHQGTMLNILATYAWTGSAYVVPSAVAKAGVMALTQSLAVEWAKYGMRVNGIAPGPFPTEGAQKGLTLSGDFSTHITERNPMKRVGKLEELANLAAYLISDYSEYINGDVVTIDGGEWLAGAGEFSALEKLTSEDWDRLEAQARSRK, encoded by the coding sequence ATGTTTCAAACCGATTTATTGAAAGACAAAGTCATCATCATCACAGGCGGCGGCACCGGGCTTGGTCGCGCAATGGGCGAACGCTTCCTCGAACTCAGCGCGAAGGTGGTTATTGCCAGTCGCCGTCTTGAACTTTTAGAAAACGCAGCAAAAGCGATGCAGGAAGCTAAAGGCGGCGAAGTTTTACCGCTTGCCTGTGATGTCCGCGATTACCCCCAAATCGAACAGATGATCGAACGCGCCTGGCAGCATTTCGGCAAAGTCGATGTATTGATTAACAATGCCGCAGGCAATTTCGCTTCGCCTACCGAACGGCTTTCACATCGCGCCGTAGATGCTGTGCTTGGCATAGTGCTTCACGGCTCATTTTATTGCTCGCTGGCGATGGGGAAAAAATGGATTGCTGAAAAACACCAAGGCACCATGCTCAACATTCTCGCGACCTATGCGTGGACGGGTTCGGCTTATGTGGTGCCGTCAGCAGTTGCCAAAGCTGGGGTGATGGCGCTGACGCAATCGCTCGCGGTTGAATGGGCGAAATACGGCATGCGGGTGAATGGCATCGCGCCGGGACCTTTCCCCACAGAAGGCGCGCAAAAAGGATTGACACTTTCGGGCGATTTCAGCACACATATCACCGAGCGTAATCCAATGAAGCGGGTCGGCAAACTTGAAGAACTGGCGAACCTCGCGGCTTATCTGATTTCCGATTATTCGGAATATATCAACGGCGATGTAGTGACCATTGATGGCGGCGAATGGTTAGCCGGCGCGGGCGAATTCAGCGCCTTGGAAAAACTCACGTCGGAAGATTGGGACAGATTGGAAGCGCAGGCGCGCAGTCGAAAATAA
- a CDS encoding beta-propeller fold lactonase family protein, whose protein sequence is MSTTRISKIAIVIFFSLLLLTPQSFAQQKPEQDYLVYVVCESADKIVQIRFGPKGIKIEKEIPTGMMFPDIDGPHGIVVSPDKQFYYVSIGHGRPFGSVWKYSTKDDSVIKRITLGYFPATMDISPNGNFLYVVNFNLHGDMVPSSVSIVATEPMLEISRLTTCTMPHGSRINPQGDKQYSACMMDDMLVEIDMNKFTVSRHFMLTKGKEMGMSGAPAGMGTGQHKHDSSGHGSEPPKPGDVGCLPTWAQPSADGKFVYVACNKSSEVVEVDAATWKVTRRLPVRDGVYNLAVTKDNRLITTNKRDQSVSIVDLKTGKELARIPTKRKVVHGAVVTPDNRYAFITVEGIGAEPGTVEVIDLEALKNVATIDVPEQAAGIDFYKTEPVR, encoded by the coding sequence ATGAGCACAACTCGAATTTCAAAAATCGCCATTGTCATTTTCTTTAGTTTACTTTTACTCACACCGCAATCGTTTGCCCAACAAAAACCTGAACAGGATTATCTGGTTTATGTGGTATGCGAATCGGCAGACAAAATCGTGCAAATCCGTTTTGGTCCCAAAGGCATCAAGATTGAAAAAGAGATTCCGACAGGAATGATGTTTCCCGATATAGATGGGCCACACGGTATCGTCGTGTCACCCGATAAACAGTTCTATTACGTTTCCATCGGGCACGGCAGACCTTTTGGTTCGGTTTGGAAATATTCCACCAAAGATGATTCGGTAATTAAACGCATCACGCTTGGTTATTTTCCCGCGACTATGGATATTTCACCCAACGGCAATTTTCTTTATGTCGTCAACTTCAACCTGCATGGCGACATGGTTCCCTCTTCGGTTTCAATCGTTGCTACCGAACCCATGTTGGAAATTAGCCGACTTACGACCTGCACCATGCCGCATGGTTCGCGCATCAATCCGCAAGGCGATAAACAATATTCAGCCTGCATGATGGACGATATGCTGGTTGAAATTGATATGAACAAATTCACCGTATCACGCCATTTTATGCTCACCAAAGGGAAAGAGATGGGAATGAGCGGCGCGCCCGCCGGGATGGGAACGGGTCAACATAAACACGATTCGAGCGGGCATGGTTCGGAACCGCCCAAGCCGGGTGACGTCGGTTGTTTGCCGACCTGGGCACAACCCTCTGCGGATGGCAAATTCGTTTACGTCGCCTGCAACAAGAGCAGCGAAGTTGTCGAAGTCGATGCCGCGACCTGGAAAGTCACCAGACGATTGCCGGTACGCGATGGCGTTTATAATCTGGCAGTAACCAAAGACAATCGTTTAATCACGACCAATAAACGCGACCAGTCGGTATCGATTGTCGATTTGAAAACCGGCAAAGAACTGGCGCGCATCCCTACGAAACGTAAAGTCGTTCATGGCGCAGTTGTAACCCCGGACAATCGTTATGCGTTTATCACGGTTGAAGGCATTGGCGCGGAACCCGGCACCGTCGAGGTGATTGATTTGGAAGCATTGAAAAATGTAGCGACCATTGATGTGCCCGAACAAGCTGCCGGAATTGATTTTTACAAAACCGAACCGGTGCGTTAA
- a CDS encoding arginine deiminase-related protein, which translates to MRAITREISPNIKDCELTHFRREAIDLPLAYKQHRQYEDALRELGCEVMALAAEPDFPDSVFVEDTALVFDELAIITRPGAKSRRPETQSIAKAIEPFRKLQFIKSPATLDGGDVLTIDKQIFIGRSSRTDTLAIEQARTILAPFGYDVRSVEVKHCLHLKSAVSRLAKNTLLINASFVDRAAFAGFDFIEVDEREPFAANALLIQDTVIYPADFPKTRMKIEAAGVQVEVVEMSELIKAEGAVTCCSLIFRR; encoded by the coding sequence ATGCGAGCGATAACCCGCGAAATCAGCCCGAACATCAAGGATTGCGAACTCACGCATTTCCGGCGTGAAGCGATTGATTTGCCGTTAGCTTACAAACAGCATCGACAATATGAAGACGCCCTGAGAGAACTCGGCTGTGAAGTGATGGCGCTTGCAGCCGAACCCGATTTCCCCGATTCGGTTTTCGTTGAAGACACCGCTTTAGTATTCGACGAACTGGCGATAATCACGCGACCGGGAGCGAAGTCGCGAAGACCTGAAACCCAATCCATTGCTAAGGCAATAGAACCATTTCGTAAACTCCAGTTTATCAAGTCCCCGGCAACCCTTGATGGCGGCGATGTGTTGACCATTGATAAACAGATTTTCATCGGACGCTCAAGTCGCACAGATACACTCGCGATTGAACAGGCGCGGACGATTCTCGCGCCGTTCGGATACGATGTGCGCAGCGTAGAGGTTAAACATTGCCTGCACCTGAAATCGGCGGTTTCACGGTTGGCGAAAAACACCCTGCTCATCAATGCCAGTTTCGTTGACCGGGCGGCTTTTGCAGGCTTCGATTTTATTGAGGTTGATGAGCGCGAACCGTTCGCAGCGAACGCTTTGTTGATTCAGGACACGGTTATCTATCCCGCAGATTTCCCGAAAACCCGGATGAAAATCGAAGCTGCCGGTGTACAGGTAGAAGTGGTTGAGATGTCGGAACTCATCAAAGCCGAAGGCGCGGTCACTTGTTGCAGCCTGATTTTCAGGCGATAA
- a CDS encoding isoprenylcysteine carboxylmethyltransferase family protein has protein sequence MLYLKSLFFTIIAPGSLTLLIPFFILRSRANLFPAVWNGFNYVGILIMVTGITIYFWCVGEFISSGKGTPAPYDPPKYLVAQGLYQYSRNPMYVGVSSIILGEAVFFKSVWMIMYILVVLLAFHLRIIYYEEPTLKKLFGASFDEYCRRVPRWIGLTK, from the coding sequence ATGCTTTATTTGAAGTCGCTGTTTTTCACCATTATTGCGCCCGGTAGTCTCACGCTGCTGATTCCGTTCTTCATTTTGCGTTCACGCGCCAATCTTTTTCCGGCGGTCTGGAACGGCTTCAATTATGTTGGCATTTTAATCATGGTTACTGGCATCACTATTTATTTCTGGTGTGTCGGGGAATTTATTTCAAGCGGGAAGGGAACTCCCGCGCCATATGACCCGCCAAAATATTTAGTGGCGCAGGGACTCTATCAATACTCACGCAACCCGATGTATGTCGGAGTATCGAGCATCATTCTGGGTGAAGCCGTCTTCTTTAAATCCGTGTGGATGATTATGTATATCCTGGTCGTCCTCCTGGCTTTTCATTTGCGAATCATTTATTACGAAGAACCTACGCTCAAAAAACTATTTGGCGCATCATTCGATGAGTATTGTCGGCGAGTGCCGAGATGGATTGGTTTAACGAAATAG
- a CDS encoding cupin domain-containing protein: protein MKAINLEQKYTKFTDHWSPKIIGEMNGQYIKLAKVQGEFVWHTHENEDEFFLVVKGKLTIKMHDGDVELKPGEMFVVPKGVEHCPVAQEETHIMLIEPQATTHTGDVESALTVAIEAQDWI, encoded by the coding sequence ATGAAGGCAATCAATCTCGAACAAAAATACACAAAATTCACCGACCACTGGTCGCCGAAAATCATCGGTGAAATGAACGGACAATACATCAAACTCGCGAAAGTGCAGGGCGAATTCGTCTGGCACACGCACGAAAATGAAGATGAATTCTTTCTCGTCGTCAAAGGCAAATTGACAATCAAAATGCATGATGGCGATGTTGAATTAAAGCCCGGTGAAATGTTTGTCGTCCCCAAAGGTGTTGAACATTGTCCGGTTGCCCAAGAAGAAACTCACATCATGTTGATTGAACCACAAGCCACAACTCACACCGGCGATGTCGAAAGCGCCTTGACTGTGGCAATCGAAGCGCAGGATTGGATTTAA
- a CDS encoding transposase — MKLRLAKARLTSASYQQFLTQVLAQSDRLIVLIQDGARYHTSKAMQEFFAQHADRLTVYQLSSYSPDFNPIERLWKKIKEPETHLHYSPPLNR, encoded by the coding sequence ATGAAATTACGATTAGCTAAAGCGCGCTTGACCTCAGCCAGTTATCAACAATTCCTGACTCAGGTGTTGGCGCAAAGTGACCGACTCATCGTCTTGATTCAAGATGGGGCACGCTATCACACCTCGAAGGCGATGCAGGAATTTTTTGCTCAACACGCTGACCGCCTGACGGTGTATCAGTTGTCGAGTTACTCGCCGGACTTCAACCCGATAGAGAGACTGTGGAAGAAAATCAAAGAGCCAGAAACCCACCTGCATTACTCTCCGCCTTTGAATCGTTGA